A region of Oncorhynchus kisutch isolate 150728-3 linkage group LG29, Okis_V2, whole genome shotgun sequence DNA encodes the following proteins:
- the LOC116358259 gene encoding basic salivary proline-rich protein 4-like yields MTVSGAGQAQGRSRSGPGKEQARPREGAGQAQGRSRPGPREGAGQAQGRSRPGPGKEQARPREGAGQAQGRSRSGPGKEQARPREGAGQAQGRSRPGPGKEQARPREGAGQAQGRSRSGPGKEQVRPREGAGQAQGRSRSGPGKEQVRPREGAGQAQGRSRPGPGKEQARPREGAGQAQGRSRPGPGKEQARPREGAGQAQGKEQARPREGAGQAQGRSRPGPGKEQARPREGAGQAQGRSRPGPGKEQARPREGAGQAQGKEQARPREGL; encoded by the coding sequence ATGACTGTGAGTGGAGCAGGTCAGGCCCAGGGAAGGAGCAGGTCAGGCCCAGGGAAGGAGCAGGCCAGGCCCAGGGAAGGAGCAGGTCAGGCCCAGGGAAGGAGCAGGCCAGGCCCAAGGGAAGGAGCAGGCCAGGCCCAGGGAAGGAGCAGGCCAGGCCCAGGGAAGGAGCAGGCCAGGCCCAGGGAAGGAGCAGGTCAGGCCCAGGGAAGGAGCAGGTCAGGCCCAGGGAAGGAGCAGGCCAGGCCCAGGGAAGGAGCAGGTCAGGCCCAGGGAAGGAGCAGGCCAGGCCCAGGGAAGGAGCAGGCCAGGCCCAGGGAAGGAGCAGGTCAGGCCCAGGGAAGGAGCAGGTCAGGCCCAGGGAAGGAGCAGGTCAGGCCCAGGGAAGGAGCAGGCCAGGCCCAGGGAAGGAGCAGGTCAGGCCCAGGGAAGGAGCAGGTCAGGCCCAGGGAAGGAGCAGGTCAGGCCCAGGGAAGGAGCAGGCCAGGCCCAGGGAAGGAGCAGGCCAGGCCCAGGGAAGGAGCAGGCCAGGCCCAGGGAAGGAGCCGGCCAGGCCCAGGGAAGGAGCAGGCCAGGCCCAGGGAAGGAGCAGGCCAGGCCCAAGGGAAGGAGCAGGCCAGGCCCAGGGAAGGAGCAGGCCAGGCCCAGGGAAGGAGCAGGCCAGGCCCAGGGAAGGAGCAGGCCAGGCCCAGGGAAGGAGCAGGCCAGGCCCAGGGAAGGAGCAGGCCAGGCCCAGGGAAGGAGCAGGCCAGGCCCAGGGAAGGAGCAGGCCAGGCCCAAGGGAAGGAGCAGGCCAGGCCCAGGGAAGGGTTATAG